The Streptomyces spororaveus genome includes a region encoding these proteins:
- the fmt gene encoding methionyl-tRNA formyltransferase, whose protein sequence is MKLVFAGTPEVAVPALDALIASGRHEVAAVITRPDAPAGRGRRLVASPVAERAEEAGIEVLKPARPRDPDFQARLREIAPDCCPVVAYGALLPKSALDIPKHGWVNLHFSLLPAWRGAAPVQQSIIAGDQVTGASTFRIEEGLDTGPVYGILTEEIRPTDTSGDLLTRLAFAGSGLLAATMDGIEDGTLRAVEQPHDGISHAPKITVEDARIDWTAPAMRADRLVRGCTPAPGAWTVFRGERLKLISLGLVPDRTDLEPGALAPAKNNVYAGTGSHAVELLWVQPQGKKPMRAADWARGVRIAPGERLGGADVG, encoded by the coding sequence GTGAAGCTCGTCTTCGCAGGCACCCCCGAGGTCGCCGTACCCGCCCTGGACGCCCTGATCGCCTCCGGGCGGCACGAGGTCGCCGCCGTCATCACCCGGCCCGACGCACCGGCCGGCCGCGGCCGCCGCCTCGTCGCCAGCCCGGTCGCCGAACGCGCCGAGGAGGCGGGCATCGAGGTGCTCAAGCCCGCCCGCCCCCGCGACCCCGACTTCCAGGCCCGGCTGCGCGAGATCGCCCCGGACTGCTGCCCGGTCGTCGCCTACGGGGCCCTGCTCCCGAAGAGCGCCCTCGACATCCCGAAGCACGGCTGGGTGAACCTGCACTTCTCGCTGCTGCCCGCCTGGCGCGGAGCCGCGCCCGTCCAGCAGTCGATCATCGCGGGCGACCAGGTCACCGGCGCCTCCACCTTCCGTATCGAGGAGGGCCTGGACACCGGCCCCGTCTACGGCATCCTCACCGAGGAGATCCGGCCCACCGACACCAGCGGCGACCTGCTCACCCGGCTCGCCTTCGCCGGGTCCGGACTCCTCGCCGCCACCATGGACGGCATCGAGGACGGCACCCTGCGCGCCGTCGAACAGCCCCACGACGGCATCTCCCACGCGCCCAAGATCACCGTGGAGGACGCCCGGATCGACTGGACCGCCCCCGCGATGCGCGCCGACCGCCTGGTGCGCGGCTGCACCCCGGCCCCGGGCGCGTGGACCGTCTTCCGCGGGGAACGGCTCAAGCTGATCTCGCTGGGCCTGGTGCCCGACCGCACGGACCTGGAGCCGGGCGCGCTGGCCCCCGCCAAGAACAACGTGTACGCGGGCACCGGCTCGCACGCCGTGGAACTGCTGTGGGTGCAGCCGCAGGGCAAGAAGCCGATGCGGGCCGCCGACTGGGCCCGCGGGGTGCGGATCGCTCCCGGCGAGCGGCTCGGCGGAGCCGACGTAGGCTGA
- a CDS encoding primosomal protein N' — MPCLSVDFGKNADVSSANDSQPEQLALIREMVAEAKAKAPKAKPRTWRGAALADELPVARVLVNKGVLHLDRTFDYAVPAELAEAAQPGVRVRVRFGAGSHHVRGGRREGGSLIDGFIVERRAESDYNGALAALAQVVSPEVVLSPRMLALARAVADRYAGSLADVLQLALPPRNARAEAKPSPEPLPPPAAPEPAGWERYGAGPGFLRALATGGAPRAVWTALPGPGWADELARAMAATLASGRGALAVLPDGRTAARVDAAMTALLGEGRHALLTAESGPEKRYRQWLAVHRGSVRAVVGTRAAMFAPVRDLGLVAVWDDGDSSHSDTNAPFPHVREVLELRAVNDGCGFLAGGTSCTVEAAQLVESGWARPLTADRETVRACAPRIRTVGDELLARDEAARAARLPSLAWETVREGLKTGPVLVQVPRRGYVPRLACERCRTPARCTACAGPLEAPDERDLTCGWCGRGEPSWHCEECGSFRLRAQVVGARRTAEELGRAFPAVAVRTSGRDHVLDEVPDRPALVVCTPGAEPVAAGAGYAAALLLDGWAMLTRPDLRAGEDALRRWIAAASLVRGDGQVVVVAEPTLRPVQALVRWDPVGHAVRELAERSQLGFPPVSRMAAVAGRGEAVEAFLAGAGLPPDAEILGPVPLPGRRGEPSPGERALVRVPPGSGAALAAALKSAQAARLAKGVPAAEAVRVRIDPPDIG, encoded by the coding sequence ATGCCGTGCCTGTCAGTGGACTTTGGTAAGAATGCTGATGTGAGCAGCGCGAACGATTCCCAGCCGGAGCAGCTCGCACTGATCCGGGAAATGGTGGCCGAGGCGAAGGCCAAGGCCCCCAAGGCGAAGCCGCGCACCTGGCGCGGCGCCGCCCTGGCCGACGAGCTGCCCGTCGCCCGCGTCCTCGTGAACAAGGGCGTGCTCCACCTCGACCGGACCTTCGACTACGCCGTACCCGCCGAGCTCGCCGAGGCCGCACAGCCCGGGGTCCGCGTCCGCGTCCGCTTCGGCGCGGGCTCCCACCACGTGCGCGGCGGCCGCCGCGAGGGCGGCAGCCTGATCGACGGGTTCATCGTCGAGCGCCGCGCCGAGTCCGACTACAACGGGGCCCTCGCCGCCCTCGCCCAGGTGGTCTCGCCCGAGGTGGTCCTCAGCCCCCGCATGCTCGCCCTGGCCCGGGCCGTCGCCGACCGGTACGCGGGCAGCCTCGCCGACGTGCTCCAGCTCGCCCTGCCCCCGCGCAACGCCAGGGCCGAGGCCAAGCCCTCCCCGGAGCCCCTGCCCCCGCCCGCCGCCCCCGAGCCCGCCGGCTGGGAGCGGTACGGAGCCGGCCCCGGCTTCCTGCGCGCCCTCGCCACCGGCGGCGCCCCCCGCGCCGTATGGACCGCACTGCCCGGCCCCGGCTGGGCCGACGAACTCGCCCGCGCCATGGCCGCCACCCTGGCCTCCGGACGCGGGGCGCTCGCCGTGCTCCCCGACGGGAGGACCGCCGCCCGCGTCGACGCGGCCATGACCGCCCTGCTGGGCGAAGGCCGGCACGCGCTGCTGACCGCCGAGTCGGGCCCCGAGAAGCGCTACCGCCAATGGCTCGCCGTGCACCGGGGCTCGGTGCGGGCCGTCGTCGGCACCCGGGCCGCGATGTTCGCCCCCGTACGGGACCTCGGACTGGTCGCCGTCTGGGACGACGGCGACTCCAGCCACAGCGACACCAACGCCCCCTTCCCGCACGTCCGGGAAGTACTGGAACTGCGCGCCGTCAACGACGGCTGCGGCTTCCTCGCGGGCGGTACGAGCTGCACCGTTGAGGCCGCCCAGCTCGTCGAGTCCGGCTGGGCCAGACCCCTCACGGCCGACCGCGAGACCGTACGGGCCTGCGCGCCCCGGATCCGGACCGTCGGCGACGAACTGCTCGCCCGGGACGAGGCCGCCCGGGCCGCGCGCCTGCCGAGCCTGGCCTGGGAGACCGTACGGGAAGGCCTGAAGACCGGACCCGTGCTGGTCCAGGTACCGCGGCGGGGCTATGTGCCCCGGCTGGCGTGCGAGCGCTGCCGTACCCCCGCCCGCTGCACGGCCTGCGCGGGACCGCTGGAGGCCCCCGACGAGCGGGACCTGACGTGCGGGTGGTGCGGGCGGGGCGAGCCGTCCTGGCACTGCGAGGAATGCGGATCGTTCCGGCTGCGGGCCCAGGTGGTCGGCGCCCGGCGCACCGCCGAGGAACTGGGCCGGGCCTTCCCGGCCGTGGCCGTACGGACCTCCGGGCGCGACCACGTCCTGGACGAGGTACCGGACCGGCCCGCGCTCGTCGTGTGCACCCCGGGCGCCGAACCGGTGGCGGCGGGCGCCGGGTACGCGGCCGCGCTGCTGCTCGACGGCTGGGCCATGCTGACCCGGCCCGACCTGCGGGCCGGCGAGGACGCGCTGCGGCGGTGGATCGCGGCCGCCTCCCTGGTCCGGGGCGACGGCCAGGTCGTGGTGGTCGCCGAACCGACGCTGCGGCCCGTCCAGGCGCTCGTACGGTGGGACCCGGTGGGCCACGCCGTACGGGAGCTCGCGGAGCGGTCCCAGCTCGGCTTCCCGCCGGTGTCCCGGATGGCGGCGGTGGCCGGTCGGGGCGAGGCGGTGGAGGCCTTCCTGGCCGGCGCCGGGCTGCCGCCCGACGCGGAGATCCTGGGACCGGTGCCGCTCCCGGGACGGCGCGGAGAACCCTCCCCCGGAGAGCGGGCACTGGTGCGGGTCCCGCCGGGCAGCGGAGCCGCCCTGGCGGCCGCCCTGAAGTCGGCGCAGGCCGCCCGGCTGGCGAAGGGGGTCCCGGCGGCGGAGGCCGTCCGGGTCCGGATCGACCCGCCCGACATCGGCTGA